TATCTTTCCCTGAATACTTAATATGGTCCAGCGCTCTTCTGACCGCCACTTCCCCCATCTCCTGCTTGAACACCCGAACCGTCGTAAGACCCGGGGTGGAGACGGTCCCAAACCTGATATCGTCAAAACCGACGATGGAAATGTCTTCCGGAATGCGTATCCCCTTTTCCTTCATGGCCCTCATCGCTCCGATGGCTATCACATCATTGTCCGCAAAAAATGCAGTCGGAAGCCTGTCGGTATGTTCCAGATATTTTTTCATGTCCTGGTAAGCCGATTCCAGCTTTGTTCCTACCGTGACCTCATATTCCGGCTTCCTTACAAGGCGGTGTCTGCCCATCACTCTGTGGTAACCGTATTCCCGGTATCTGAAAGACTTTATCCGGTAATCCCCTCTCAGGTACCCAATCTCACGGTGTCCTTTTTCTACGAGATATTCCATCGCATTGCACACCGCGTCCGTATTGTTGATCATGATACCGTCAAATATCATCTCGTCACTCCATCCGTCCAACACGATGAGGTAACCTTTATAGTCGTAAAACGGAACATAGTCCTCTTCCGTCATCTCTGTCCCAAGCAGTATCACAAGGCAGTTCGTATCTTCCAGAAACTCTTTCAGCCTGATCTCAAAAGATTCATCTTCATAATTCAGATGACAGAACGTTGTCTCATACCCAAGCTCCTTGGCCTGACGTTCAACGCCTTCGATCATGGCCGGAAATATCTGGCTGTCATCAATGATAAGTCCGTTTTTTCTGTATGTGACAAACTTGATCTTCGTGATCGTCTTCCCCTGCTGATATCCGAGCGT
This is a stretch of genomic DNA from [Clostridium] hylemonae DSM 15053. It encodes these proteins:
- a CDS encoding LacI family DNA-binding transcriptional regulator, translating into MKVSIKKISQITGFSPATVSNALNRKKGVNPVTSEKILKAAETLGYQQGKTITKIKFVTYRKNGLIIDDSQIFPAMIEGVERQAKELGYETTFCHLNYEDESFEIRLKEFLEDTNCLVILLGTEMTEEDYVPFYDYKGYLIVLDGWSDEMIFDGIMINNTDAVCNAMEYLVEKGHREIGYLRGDYRIKSFRYREYGYHRVMGRHRLVRKPEYEVTVGTKLESAYQDMKKYLEHTDRLPTAFFADNDVIAIGAMRAMKEKGIRIPEDISIVGFDDIRFGTVSTPGLTTVRVFKQEMGEVAVRRALDHIKYSGKDIKMKIQVCTQFIERDSVRQIER